The DNA sequence GGTGTGCTCGCCATGGCGCTGACCGTGGTGGTCAAGTGGATCTGCGTGGGCAAACACAAACCCGCCGACCACCCACTGTTCAGCTGGTTCGTCTGGCTCAATGAACTCCAGGACACCTTCGTGGAAACCGTCGCCGGCCCCTGGTTCCTCATCCCGAACCTGGGCACGGGCAGCCTCAACCTCGGCCTCAGGGCCCTCGGCGCGCACATCGGAAAGGGCGCCTGGATCGAGAGCTACTGGTTCCCCGAAACCGACCTCTGCCACATCGGCCGCGGCGCCACGGTGGGTCCCGGCACCGTCGTGCAGACGCACCTCTTCCAGGACCGCGTGATGAGCCTGGACACCGTCACCGTCGCCGACGGCGCCACCCTGGGCGACCACTCCGTGGCCCTTCCGGCCTCGCTTATCGACGCCTCCGCCACCATCGGTCCAGGTTCCCTGGTCATGCGCGGCGACCGCGTCCCCGCCAACACCCGTTGGCAGGGCAACCCGATCGAGCCGTGGATCTAAGCTGTAAATAACAAAACACGAACAACCCTGTTGTTCGTGTTTTTGTTATTTGTGCCTAGTCACCGATCTGGTCACGCCCACGGAGGACGATCTTAGGATCTGGTTCCCCCACCACGTCATAGTCCTTGTCGGTGTAATCGAACTTGGACAGGACATAACGCATGGCATTGATGCGGGCGCGCTTCTTGTCATTCGACTTGATGGTGATCCAGGGGGACTCATCGGTGTCGGTGTACCGGAACTGCTCTTCCTTTGCGCGGGTGTAGTCATCCCACTTATCCAGGGAGGCCAGATCCATCGGAGACAACTTCCACTGACGCACCGGGTCCACCTGGCGGATGGCGAAACGGGTGCGCTGTTCCTTACGCGTCACGGAGAACCACAGCTTGGTCAGGGAGATTCCTGAACCCAGGAGCATGTTCTCCAACATGGGGACCTCACGCAGGAACTCCGCGTGCTGTGATTCGGTGCAGAAGCCCATGACACGCTCTACACCGGAGCGGTTGTACCAGGAGCGGTCGAAGAAGACGATTTCACCGGCAGCAGGGAAATGCTGGATATAACGCTGGAAGTACCAGGAGGTGGATTCCCGTGGGGAAGGCTTTTCCAACGCCACGGTGCGGGCACCACGGGGGTTGAGGTGCTCATTGAAGCGCTTGATGCTGCCGCCCTTGCCGGCGGCGTCACGGCCCTCAAACAAAATGATGTGGCGCTGGCCGGTTTCCTTGGTCCAGTTCTGCCACTTCAGCAGTTCGATCTGAAGGCCGCGTTTAATCCGCTCGTATTCCTCACGGGTCATACGCTCTTCATAAGGGTAATTCTCACGCCACGTTTCAATGGACGTGCCATCTGGCCGCAGGAGTATCGGATCATCCTCGTCGGAGTCGTCTACGATGTACCCGTCGGTCTGGGCGAGGTCGATGACGGGAAGATCATTCTCAGTGGTTTCAGCCATGAAGTGGATTCTACCCACTGCGGAAGTTTTGAGCGCGTTAACGTCAGAGTTCCCCATTACCTGGGAACAGAAATGCGAAAAGCTCCAATCCTTTTAAGGATTGGAGCTTTTCAGATCTCATTACGCCGGGGCGTAAGAAGAATTAGCCCAGCAGACCCAGCAGCTTAGCTACGTTGTCAGCCCAGTCACCAGCGGTCTTCAGGATTGCGAAGACGGAGCCGAAAAGGCCGGTGGAGGAAAGCTCGGAAACGTTGGTGAGGAAGTCAGTTACATCCTGCATGTGATTCTCCTTCTAGAGATTTCAGAGATTTTGTTAGTTGAAATTTGACTCTGAGAAATCTACCCAGCAGTCAAGGCAGCAATTAGCTGGAGAGGTTGCCTGCAGCGTCGCCGGTGGTCTCGGTCAGATCACCGAAGTTGGTGAAGAAGCTGACGATTGCGTTCAGCAGGTTCGGGATGTTCTGCAGAGCAGGGCCGAGGTTCTTGCCGAGGGTAGCGAAGTCGGACAGGTTGTCCTTGAGAAGGGAAAGATCCACGAGAAATCTCCTTGAGAGGACCAGCAAAGGAGCTGGTGATGGTTGCCAGTTTGCTGACGCCCTCAGGACGTCACCTCACTATTGAAGCACATATTTAAGGGCCGTCAAGGTGAAAAATAAAGTTTTCTCAGCGCCCCGTGACCATTTAAGAGTGAATGCAAAATTTGTTCATCTGATGTTCAAGATAGCCCTTGAGCTGGTGTTATTTAAAAAACGGGGAGGTTTTTTCACCAGAATGGCTGCCATTTGGGCAGGGTTGTGTAACGACCAGCTGAGAACCTTCGATTAAGGCCCGGCGAGCTGGAAGCAGATCTGAGAATCACCCAAAAACGGGGGTGATTTCAGGGGTTATCTAAATAAATTGGGTAAGAAAGTTGCCCATAAAGATGTGCCCCGCACACACCGCGAGGCGCGTGCGGGGCACATCAAATGAGGAATGGATCAGGGGAAGCTTAGAAGCCGCCCATGCCACCCATCTCGTCAGCGCCAGGCATTGCTGGAGCTGCCGGCTGTGGCTTGTCGGCAACGACAGCCTCAGTGGTCAGGAACAGCGCTGCGATGGAGGCAGCGTTCTGCAGCGCGGAACGGGTGACCTTGACTGGGTCATTGATACCCGCGGCCATGAGGTCAACGTACTCACCGGTTGCAGCGTTCAGGCCTTCGCCCTCAGGCAGACGGGAGACCTTGTCAGCGACCACGCCAGCTTCGAGGCCAGCGTTGGCTGCGATCTGCTTCAGTGGGGCGTTCAGGGCGCCGCGAACGATGCGGACGCCGGTTGCCTCATCGCCGGTCAGGCCGAGGTCATCATCCAGGACGTGAGCAGCCTGGATCAGTGCGACACCGCCGCCGGCGACGATGCCCTCTTCCACAGCAGCCTTGGCGTTACGGACAGCATCCTCGATGCGGTGCTTGCGCTCCTTCAGCTCAACCTCGGTGGCTGCACCAACCTTGAGCACTGCGACGCCGCCGGCCAGCTTGGCCAGACGCTCGTTGAGCTTCTCACGGTCATAATCGGAATCGGAGTTCTCGATCTCAGCACGGATCTGGGCAACGCGGCCCTCGATCTGCTCCTCGGAACCTGCACCATCAACGATGGTGGTGTCGTCCTTGGTCACAACAACCTTGCGAGCCTGGCCGAGCAGTGGCAGATCAGCGGTCTCCAGGGAGAGTCCGACCTCCTCGGAGATGACCTGGCCGCCGGTGAGGACAGCGATGTCCTGCAGCTGTGCCTTACGACGGTCACCGAAGCCCGGAGCCTTGACAGCAACAGACTTGAAGGTGCCACGGATCTTGTTCACAACGAGGGTGGACAGAGCCTCGCCCTCAACATCCTCAGAGATGATCAGCAGTGGCTTACCGGACTGCATGACCTTCTCCAGCAGTGGCAGAAGATCCTTGATGTTGGAGATCTTGCCGGAAACCAGCAGGATGTACGGATCCTCGAGGATAGCCTCAAGGCGCTCCATGTCGGTGGCGAAGTAACCGGAGATGTAGCCCTTGTCGAAGCGCATACCCTCAGTGACCTCAAGCTCAACACCGAAGGTGTTGGACTCTTCGACGGTGATGACGGAATCCTTGTTCAGCTTGCCGCCGCCCACTGCGTACATGGCCTTGGCGATCTGAGCACCGATGGCCGGGTCAGCCGCGGAGATGCCTGCGGTAGCAGCGATCTGCTCCTCGGTTTCAACTTCCTTGGCGGATTCCAGCAGCTTGTCAGTAACCTTGGCAACAGCCTGCTCGATACCGCGCTTGATGCCCATCGGGTTGGAACCTGCGGCAACGTTGCGCAGGCCTTCCTTCACCAGTGCCTGGGCCAGGACGGTTGCGGTGGTGGTGCCGTCGCCTGCGACATCATCGGTCTTCTTGGCGACTTCCTTGACCAGCTCTGCGCCGATCTTCTCGTACGGGTCTTCCAGCTCGATTTCACGAGCGATGGTGACACCATCATTGGTGATGGTGGGGGCGCCCCATGCCTTCTCCAGAACGACGTTACGACCCTTTGGGCCGAGGGTGACCTTGACGGCATCTGCCAGGGTGTTCAGGCCCTTTTCAAGACCACGACGTGCTTCTTCATCAAAGGCGATGATCTTTGCCATGTGTTTGTGCTCCTCATTAGTGATAGGACGACACTCACGTCATCCACCCGACGGGCGCCCGCGACGGCACGGTTAGTGAGTGTGGACCAACCTCACCCGCCAGATAGTTCATGATCATTTTTGGCACTCATACGAGGTAAGTGCTAGCTCCTTTTCTAGCACTCGCAGTGGTCGAGTGCAAGCTTTGGAGCTCTGATCTGGGGGAAGTTCGCTAGAGGCTGATAAGGGGGTGATTTCCCGGGGGTCAGCCCCCACCAACCACATCCTCTAAGGCAACCTCGTGTCCACAGCTACTCCCTGGGCCCGTGACCAGAAGTAGACCATGAGCAGGGTGATGAGGATGACGGCGAGGACACCTGTGCCCACCCACAGAACTGTGGCGCGATTACGGGCACGTCGCTTCTGCTTCCGATCAACCTCCGCCTCATCCTCAGCCCGCAACACATCCAGTTTCACAGCTTCCATATCTTGGAAACTCACTTGAACCACCTCCAGAATCCACGCTTCTTTGTCTTTTCTTCCACTTCATCAGACTCAATCGACGGTGTGCTCTCCGGGGACACCATGCCGAGGAGATTTCCCTGGCGCTGCACCGGTACCCGTGGAGCATCCAACCCTTCCAGGAGACCAATCTCGGAGAAGAGTTCCCGCAGGGGATCAAGGCACCGGAAAGGTGCGATACCGCTGCGGTTGATGCGGTCGCCTTCA is a window from the Corynebacterium faecale genome containing:
- the ppk2 gene encoding polyphosphate kinase 2, whose amino-acid sequence is MAETTENDLPVIDLAQTDGYIVDDSDEDDPILLRPDGTSIETWRENYPYEERMTREEYERIKRGLQIELLKWQNWTKETGQRHIILFEGRDAAGKGGSIKRFNEHLNPRGARTVALEKPSPRESTSWYFQRYIQHFPAAGEIVFFDRSWYNRSGVERVMGFCTESQHAEFLREVPMLENMLLGSGISLTKLWFSVTRKEQRTRFAIRQVDPVRQWKLSPMDLASLDKWDDYTRAKEEQFRYTDTDESPWITIKSNDKKRARINAMRYVLSKFDYTDKDYDVVGEPDPKIVLRGRDQIGD
- a CDS encoding PorA family porin encodes the protein MQDVTDFLTNVSELSSTGLFGSVFAILKTAGDWADNVAKLLGLLG
- the groL gene encoding chaperonin GroEL (60 kDa chaperone family; promotes refolding of misfolded polypeptides especially under stressful conditions; forms two stacked rings of heptamers to form a barrel-shaped 14mer; ends can be capped by GroES; misfolded proteins enter the barrel where they are refolded when GroES binds); translated protein: MAKIIAFDEEARRGLEKGLNTLADAVKVTLGPKGRNVVLEKAWGAPTITNDGVTIAREIELEDPYEKIGAELVKEVAKKTDDVAGDGTTTATVLAQALVKEGLRNVAAGSNPMGIKRGIEQAVAKVTDKLLESAKEVETEEQIAATAGISAADPAIGAQIAKAMYAVGGGKLNKDSVITVEESNTFGVELEVTEGMRFDKGYISGYFATDMERLEAILEDPYILLVSGKISNIKDLLPLLEKVMQSGKPLLIISEDVEGEALSTLVVNKIRGTFKSVAVKAPGFGDRRKAQLQDIAVLTGGQVISEEVGLSLETADLPLLGQARKVVVTKDDTTIVDGAGSEEQIEGRVAQIRAEIENSDSDYDREKLNERLAKLAGGVAVLKVGAATEVELKERKHRIEDAVRNAKAAVEEGIVAGGGVALIQAAHVLDDDLGLTGDEATGVRIVRGALNAPLKQIAANAGLEAGVVADKVSRLPEGEGLNAATGEYVDLMAAGINDPVKVTRSALQNAASIAALFLTTEAVVADKPQPAAPAMPGADEMGGMGGF